A genomic segment from Actinomycetota bacterium encodes:
- the rpmG gene encoding 50S ribosomal protein L33, which translates to MRTLVTLACTECKRRNYTTKKNKQNNPERIEFKKYCKWCKTHTVHKETR; encoded by the coding sequence ATGAGAACGTTGGTCACGCTGGCGTGCACCGAGTGCAAGCGCCGCAACTACACCACAAAGAAGAACAAGCAGAACAATCCTGAACGCATCGAGTTCAAGAAGTACTGCAAGTGGTGCAAGACCCACACCGTCCACA